A genomic window from Thiomonas arsenitoxydans includes:
- a CDS encoding YceI family protein has product MSPLSIKTLCGAALLSICAAAWAQPVPAAAYTHALPASSVSFSATQMGVPMKGHFKNVTAQIDFMPGDLAKSHVEVAVQSASVDAGSAQTNALLAGADWLAAKADPQARFVSSQFTPDGPGRYWVSGTFSVKGHSQPLRVQVSTHPDGKDLIMDAAFTLDRTAFGLGTGSWADTSVVAAAIAVQVHLVVSPQ; this is encoded by the coding sequence ATGTCGCCTCTCTCGATCAAAACGCTGTGCGGCGCCGCCCTGCTGTCGATCTGCGCTGCAGCCTGGGCGCAGCCCGTTCCCGCTGCGGCCTACACCCACGCTTTGCCTGCGTCGAGCGTGAGCTTCAGCGCCACCCAGATGGGCGTGCCGATGAAAGGCCACTTCAAAAACGTGACCGCGCAGATCGACTTCATGCCGGGCGACCTTGCCAAGTCGCACGTCGAGGTTGCGGTGCAGTCGGCCAGCGTGGACGCGGGCAGCGCCCAGACCAACGCCCTGCTCGCCGGGGCCGACTGGCTGGCGGCCAAAGCCGATCCGCAGGCCCGTTTCGTCTCTAGCCAATTCACCCCCGATGGACCGGGACGCTACTGGGTTAGCGGCACCTTCAGCGTGAAGGGCCACAGCCAGCCGCTGCGCGTGCAGGTGAGCACCCATCCCGACGGCAAAGACCTGATCATGGACGCCGCCTTCACGCTCGACCGCACCGCCTTCGGCCTGGGCACCGGCTCGTGGGCGGACACCAGCGTGGTGGCCGCCGCCATTGCGGTGCAGGTGCATCTGGTCGTTTCTCCGCAATAA
- a CDS encoding YceI family protein yields MLRSSSRSLLAPALSTAVAMALCAAPAWAAETTAPQAYVHKHADPAGSYRVDPDHSGVQFTIGHAGVGRFTGVFKRVTGSYTFDPANPAKDKADIVIPAHSLDTFLSQRNTDLLAAPFFDAAAHPDIRFVGTRYVPQNQTHGKLYGNLTLRGVTHPATFEVTLEGAGDVAYLPKPWGGYLSGFVATTTINRMDYGMTAFPAGLSHAVKVRVEIEGVRTPS; encoded by the coding sequence ATGTTGCGTTCAAGCTCCCGCTCACTTCTGGCCCCCGCGCTTTCAACCGCCGTGGCCATGGCGCTCTGCGCCGCTCCGGCCTGGGCCGCCGAAACCACGGCGCCGCAGGCCTATGTTCACAAGCATGCCGATCCGGCGGGGAGTTACCGCGTCGATCCCGATCATTCCGGGGTGCAGTTCACCATCGGCCACGCGGGTGTCGGGCGCTTCACCGGCGTGTTCAAACGGGTGACTGGCAGCTACACCTTCGACCCTGCGAACCCCGCCAAAGACAAGGCCGACATCGTCATCCCCGCCCATAGTCTGGACACCTTCCTGTCGCAACGCAACACCGATCTGCTGGCCGCGCCGTTTTTCGATGCCGCTGCGCACCCCGACATCCGCTTCGTCGGCACGCGCTATGTGCCGCAGAACCAGACCCATGGCAAGCTCTACGGCAACCTCACCCTGCGCGGCGTGACCCACCCGGCGACCTTCGAGGTGACGCTGGAAGGCGCGGGCGATGTGGCCTATCTGCCCAAACCCTGGGGCGGTTATCTCAGCGGCTTCGTCGCCACCACCACGATCAATCGCATGGACTACGGCATGACCGCTTTCCCCGCCGGCCTGAGCCATGCGGTGAAAGTGCGCGTGGAGATCGAAGGCGTGCGCACCCCATCATGA
- a CDS encoding dioxygenase family protein, whose product MPDQRMPTLFVSHGSPMLPLEPGSAGPMLQALGHALPRPEIILAFSPHWMARQPILGTSTRPATLHDFGGFDRALYALQYPAPGAPQWAARIEALLREAGWGVHEDPQRGLDHGVWSPLRLMLPQADIPVMPLAMPWPLDAALAYRLGAALAPLTEQGVLLFGTGSLTHNLHEFHPSARTDDPPAAYVQAFVEWMRGMIDRGDTPALLDYRRRAPHAARAHPTDEHLLPLFWALGAAGEGATPRHHAGGVHYGNLSMDAWEFVSA is encoded by the coding sequence ATGCCCGATCAGCGCATGCCCACGTTGTTTGTCTCTCACGGCTCGCCCATGCTGCCGCTGGAGCCGGGCAGCGCCGGGCCGATGCTCCAGGCGCTCGGGCACGCGCTGCCGCGGCCCGAGATCATCCTCGCCTTTTCGCCGCACTGGATGGCGCGGCAGCCCATTCTGGGTACCAGCACGCGGCCCGCGACCCTGCACGACTTCGGCGGTTTCGACCGCGCGCTCTATGCCCTGCAATACCCCGCGCCCGGCGCGCCGCAGTGGGCTGCGCGGATAGAAGCACTGTTGCGCGAAGCCGGCTGGGGCGTGCACGAAGACCCGCAGCGCGGGCTCGATCACGGCGTCTGGTCACCGCTTCGGCTGATGCTTCCGCAGGCGGATATTCCGGTGATGCCGCTGGCCATGCCCTGGCCGCTCGACGCCGCGCTCGCCTACCGCCTGGGCGCGGCGCTGGCGCCGCTGACCGAGCAAGGCGTCTTGCTGTTCGGCACTGGCAGCCTGACGCACAATCTGCACGAGTTTCACCCGTCCGCCCGCACCGACGATCCACCGGCCGCCTACGTGCAGGCTTTCGTCGAATGGATGCGCGGCATGATCGACCGCGGCGACACCCCGGCGCTGCTCGACTACCGCCGCAGAGCGCCGCATGCGGCACGCGCGCACCCCACCGACGAGCATCTACTGCCGCTGTTCTGGGCGCTGGGCGCCGCTGGCGAGGGCGCCACGCCGCGTCATCATGCCGGGGGCGTGCACTACGGCAACCTCAGCATGGACGCTTGGGAGTTTGTCTCCGCCTGA
- a CDS encoding acyl-CoA dehydrogenase produces MASSKPAFQWDDALQLDAQLSADERAVRDAAQAYCQDQLAPRVLSAFRHETTDPTIFREMGALGLLGPTIPEAYGGAGLNYVGYGLIAREVERVDSGYRSMMSVQSSLVMLPIFAFGSEAMKQKYLPKLARGEWIGCFGLTEPDHGSDPGGMSTRARAVPGGYALTGNKMWISNSPIADVFVVWAKDDAGEIRGFVLDKGAKGLSAPALHGKVGLRTSITGEIVMDQVFCPEENAFAQVRGLKGPFTCLNSARYGIAWGAMGAAEDCYARARQYVLDRKQFGRPLAANQLIQKKLADMATDISLGLQGVLRLGRMKDDGTAAPEVTSLLKRNNCGKALDIARTARDMLGGNGISDEFGVARHLVNLEVVNTYEGTHDIHALILGRAITGIAAF; encoded by the coding sequence ATGGCCTCCTCCAAACCCGCGTTTCAATGGGACGATGCGCTGCAGCTCGACGCCCAACTCAGCGCCGACGAACGGGCGGTGCGCGACGCCGCGCAGGCGTATTGCCAGGACCAGCTCGCGCCGCGGGTGCTCAGCGCCTTCCGCCATGAAACCACCGACCCGACGATCTTCCGCGAAATGGGAGCGCTCGGCCTGCTCGGCCCGACGATTCCCGAGGCCTATGGCGGCGCCGGGCTGAACTATGTGGGTTACGGGCTGATCGCGCGCGAGGTCGAGCGGGTCGATTCTGGCTATCGCTCGATGATGAGTGTGCAGAGCTCGCTGGTCATGCTGCCGATCTTCGCCTTCGGCTCCGAAGCGATGAAGCAGAAGTATCTGCCCAAGCTGGCCCGCGGCGAATGGATCGGCTGCTTCGGGCTGACCGAACCCGATCACGGCTCCGACCCCGGTGGCATGAGCACGCGCGCCCGTGCCGTGCCCGGCGGCTATGCGCTCACTGGCAACAAGATGTGGATCAGCAATAGCCCGATCGCCGATGTGTTCGTGGTCTGGGCCAAGGACGACGCGGGCGAGATTCGCGGCTTCGTGCTCGACAAAGGGGCAAAGGGGTTGAGCGCACCAGCCCTACACGGCAAGGTCGGCTTGCGTACCTCGATCACCGGCGAGATCGTGATGGACCAAGTGTTCTGCCCCGAGGAAAACGCCTTTGCGCAGGTGCGCGGACTCAAAGGCCCGTTCACCTGCCTGAACAGCGCGCGCTACGGCATCGCCTGGGGTGCGATGGGCGCGGCGGAAGACTGCTACGCCCGTGCGCGGCAGTACGTGCTCGACCGCAAGCAGTTCGGCCGTCCGCTGGCGGCCAATCAGCTCATCCAGAAAAAACTGGCCGACATGGCGACCGACATCAGCCTCGGGCTGCAAGGCGTGCTGCGCCTGGGGCGCATGAAGGACGACGGCACGGCGGCGCCCGAAGTCACCTCGCTGCTCAAGCGCAACAACTGCGGCAAGGCGCTGGACATCGCCCGCACCGCGCGCGACATGCTCGGCGGCAATGGCATTTCAGACGAGTTCGGCGTGGCCCGCCATTTGGTGAATCTCGAAGTGGTGAACACTTACGAGGGCACGCACGACATCCACGCCCTCATTCTCGGCCGGGCGATCACGGGCATCGCGGCGTTCTGA
- a CDS encoding sensor domain-containing diguanylate cyclase, with product MTPWPRRSLEPRSAVSGSESARLTGEASPPIGRLGLFLRRQDEHAYVHDLWPDIAARLRLLGLLGGLVCLLGSIVDWTQLHDSPPFFWLLAVRLAVLALGLYLWRVARPGAVARPAQLRTALILFELGVIVALRLVNLGYGEFSPYQGLTGLLIVASAYAFVPMLSPVNFWLLPLGTASLFIQAYGWHHASWRDLSALLVIALYVHILGWMTAAHNARSGRLLWLERQRLEKEMRERRTAESNLRHLFEVCPVPLVLSQQDNGSVLRFNRAAQALLDPERRHTEPGSAYASNFYADARARSAVTDALKARGEAGPVDVRMLTSSGNHIHVMLAASSLRYDNKAAVLTSLVEITDRKQREQALTRMTQTDALTGLYNRRGFFERANALLQSARDQAPSLLLIDADHFKRVNDAHGHAVGDTVLVQLANRMNAALREGDVIGRIGGEEFAVFLPATSLENAYELADRIRLSVSRHALRIQGLRVPMTLSIGVTVLQLGESTLEAALGRADTAMYQAKQNGRNRVDLAAASVL from the coding sequence ATGACCCCCTGGCCTCGCCGCAGTCTTGAGCCCCGTTCTGCCGTCAGCGGCAGCGAGTCGGCACGCCTGACCGGCGAAGCCTCGCCACCCATCGGCCGACTCGGCCTGTTTCTGCGCAGACAGGACGAGCACGCCTATGTGCATGATCTCTGGCCCGATATCGCCGCGCGGTTGCGCCTGCTCGGGCTGTTGGGCGGTCTGGTGTGTTTGCTCGGCAGCATCGTCGACTGGACCCAGCTGCACGACAGCCCCCCGTTCTTCTGGCTGCTGGCCGTGCGGCTGGCCGTGTTGGCGCTGGGCCTGTATCTCTGGCGCGTGGCGCGACCCGGCGCTGTCGCGCGTCCGGCGCAATTGCGCACGGCGCTGATTCTGTTTGAACTCGGGGTCATCGTCGCCTTGCGTCTGGTCAATTTGGGCTATGGCGAGTTCTCACCCTATCAGGGGCTGACCGGCCTGCTCATAGTGGCGTCGGCTTATGCCTTCGTGCCCATGCTCAGCCCGGTCAACTTCTGGCTGTTGCCGCTGGGCACCGCCAGCCTATTCATTCAGGCCTACGGGTGGCATCACGCCTCGTGGCGCGACCTGAGCGCGCTGCTGGTCATCGCGCTGTATGTGCACATTCTGGGATGGATGACTGCCGCCCACAACGCCCGCTCCGGCCGCCTGCTCTGGCTCGAGCGCCAGCGGCTGGAAAAAGAAATGCGGGAGCGCCGCACCGCCGAGAGCAATCTGCGCCATCTGTTCGAGGTCTGCCCGGTGCCGCTGGTCCTGAGCCAGCAAGACAACGGCTCGGTGTTGCGATTCAACCGCGCCGCTCAGGCCCTGCTCGACCCGGAACGGCGCCACACTGAACCGGGCTCTGCCTATGCCTCGAATTTTTACGCGGACGCGCGTGCTCGCAGCGCCGTGACCGATGCGCTGAAAGCACGCGGCGAAGCGGGCCCTGTGGATGTGCGCATGCTCACCTCCAGCGGCAATCACATCCACGTCATGCTGGCCGCCAGCAGCCTGCGCTACGACAACAAGGCCGCGGTGCTCACCAGCCTGGTGGAAATCACCGACCGCAAGCAGCGCGAGCAGGCGCTCACCCGCATGACCCAGACCGACGCGCTGACCGGGCTCTACAACCGCCGCGGCTTTTTTGAGCGCGCCAATGCCTTGCTGCAGTCAGCCCGCGACCAAGCGCCCAGTCTGCTGCTGATCGACGCCGACCACTTCAAGCGCGTCAACGACGCGCACGGCCACGCCGTGGGCGATACCGTGCTGGTGCAACTGGCCAATCGCATGAACGCCGCGCTGCGCGAGGGCGACGTGATCGGGCGGATCGGCGGCGAGGAGTTCGCCGTCTTTCTGCCCGCCACTAGCCTGGAAAACGCGTATGAACTGGCTGATCGCATCCGCCTGTCGGTGTCGCGACATGCGCTACGCATCCAGGGGCTGCGGGTGCCGATGACGCTGAGCATCGGCGTCACCGTTCTGCAGCTTGGCGAGAGCACTCTGGAAGCCGCGCTGGGCCGTGCCGATACGGCCATGTACCAGGCCAAACAAAACGGCCGCAACCGGGTGGATCTGGCGGCGGCCTCGGTTTTGTAG
- a CDS encoding Hsp70 family protein yields the protein MMSPLHGTLGIDFGTSNSAVSWAEPHGLSRLIPLEGEALAMPTAVFFNAEDHRTHFGRDAVRQYLSGSEGRLMRSLKSLLGSPLLLEKTEVNHQQVSFQDIVATFLAELRQRAAQALGRAPTRVVMGRPVHFVDDNPQRDAQAQRSLHEAALAVGFEQVTFQLEPIAAALDYERRLSRESLVLVVDVGGGTSDFTVVRLGPQRRAQADRSADVLATTGVHIGGTDFDHKLSLERAMPLLGYRHLGPQQREVPSRVFFDLSTRHLIQWLYLPRALSQAQALREDYAEPQLHERLMTVLRHREGHRLAHEVEQAKIRCSQDDADTAITLSFIERGLQASLTPADLRDHLADLLSRTVACARDCVQRAGLGGGALDAIYLTGGSSALRPFQRALQAEFDGVELVVGDLFGGVASGLAYSRG from the coding sequence ATGATGTCCCCTCTACACGGCACGCTCGGGATTGATTTCGGCACCTCCAATTCGGCGGTGTCTTGGGCGGAGCCACACGGACTGTCGCGTCTGATTCCGTTGGAGGGCGAAGCGCTGGCCATGCCCACTGCCGTGTTCTTCAACGCGGAAGACCACCGCACGCACTTCGGGCGCGACGCCGTGCGGCAATACCTCAGCGGCTCGGAAGGACGGCTGATGCGTTCGCTCAAAAGCCTGCTGGGCAGCCCGCTGCTGCTGGAGAAGACCGAGGTCAACCACCAGCAGGTCAGCTTTCAGGACATCGTGGCGACCTTCCTTGCCGAGTTGCGCCAACGTGCGGCGCAGGCGCTGGGCCGCGCGCCCACGCGGGTGGTCATGGGCCGACCGGTGCACTTTGTCGACGACAACCCGCAGCGCGACGCGCAGGCGCAGCGCTCGCTGCACGAGGCCGCCCTGGCGGTGGGGTTCGAGCAGGTGACGTTTCAACTGGAGCCGATTGCGGCGGCGCTCGACTACGAGCGCCGTCTGTCGCGCGAGAGTCTGGTGCTGGTGGTCGATGTGGGCGGCGGTACGTCCGACTTCACCGTGGTGCGACTGGGCCCGCAGCGCAGAGCGCAAGCCGACCGCAGCGCCGACGTGCTCGCCACTACCGGGGTGCACATCGGCGGGACCGATTTCGACCACAAGCTCAGTCTGGAGCGGGCCATGCCTCTGCTGGGCTACCGCCACCTGGGGCCGCAGCAGCGCGAGGTGCCCAGCCGCGTGTTTTTCGATCTCTCGACCCGGCACCTGATCCAGTGGCTGTATCTGCCGCGCGCGCTGAGCCAGGCGCAGGCGCTGCGCGAAGACTATGCCGAGCCCCAACTGCACGAGCGACTGATGACGGTGCTGCGCCACCGCGAGGGGCACCGGCTGGCGCATGAGGTCGAGCAGGCCAAGATCCGCTGCTCGCAGGACGATGCCGATACGGCCATCACGCTATCGTTCATCGAGAGGGGGCTGCAGGCTTCGCTCACCCCCGCCGATCTGCGCGATCATCTGGCGGATTTGCTGTCGCGTACCGTGGCCTGCGCCCGCGACTGCGTGCAGCGCGCGGGCCTGGGCGGCGGCGCACTCGATGCGATCTACCTCACCGGCGGGTCGAGCGCGCTGCGCCCTTTTCAGCGCGCACTGCAGGCCGAGTTCGACGGCGTGGAGTTGGTGGTCGGCGACCTGTTCGGCGGCGTGGCCTCGGGCCTGGCGTACAGCCGCGGTTGA
- the katG gene encoding catalase/peroxidase HPI, producing MSNDLKCPVAHSTHTKTVAGAMGNANWWPNQLNLKMLHQHALASNPMGEAFNYAEEFKTLDLDAVIQDLKALMTDSQDWWPADYGHYGPLFIRMAWHGAGTYRIGDGRGGAGSGYQRFAPLNSWPDNVNLDKARRLLWPIKQKYGRKLSWADLYILAGNVALYSMGFKTFGFGGGRADVYEPEEDTYWGSENTWLGDTRQGTQQADLENPLAAVQMGLIYVNPEGPGGKPDPLASAQMVRETFARMAMNDEETVALTAGGHTFGKCHGAGPATHVGPAPEAAPVEEMGLGWISSYMSGKGGDQIGSGLEGSWTPTPTQWDMSYFEVLFGNEWENVKSPAGAHQWVPKQNTDKNMAPSAADASKKVPILMTDADMAMRVDPIYEKISRRFMANPDEFADAFARAWFKLTHRDMGPRTRYLGKLVPKEELIWQDPVPAVDHPLIDAADIAALKAKLLASGLSIPQLVGAAWASASTFRGSDKRGGANGARIRLAPQKDWEANQPAELAKVLSKLEALQKEFNAQAAGGKKVSLADLIVLGGCAGVEAAAKKGGVDVEVPFSPGRTDATQERTDVASFAVLEPKADGFRNYTRKGYAGYAAELLVDRAQLMNLSAPEMTVLIGGMRALNTNVGKSHHGLFTQRPETLSNDFFVNLLDMGTKWERTATEGVMEGRDRKTEALKWTATTVDLMFGSNAQLRAIAEVYAGSDAQQKFAHDFAAAFGKVMNLDRFDLA from the coding sequence ATGTCGAACGATTTGAAATGCCCGGTGGCGCACAGCACCCACACCAAGACTGTCGCCGGGGCGATGGGCAACGCCAATTGGTGGCCCAACCAGCTCAACCTCAAAATGCTGCACCAACACGCGCTAGCCTCCAATCCGATGGGCGAGGCATTCAACTATGCCGAAGAGTTCAAGACGCTCGATCTCGACGCCGTGATCCAAGACCTCAAGGCGCTGATGACCGACTCGCAGGACTGGTGGCCTGCGGACTACGGGCACTACGGCCCGCTGTTCATCCGCATGGCTTGGCACGGCGCGGGCACTTACCGCATTGGCGACGGACGCGGCGGCGCGGGCAGCGGCTATCAGCGGTTCGCGCCGCTCAATAGTTGGCCCGACAACGTCAATCTCGACAAGGCGCGTCGTCTGCTGTGGCCGATCAAGCAGAAGTACGGCCGCAAGCTGTCTTGGGCCGATCTGTACATTCTCGCGGGCAATGTGGCCCTCTATTCGATGGGCTTCAAGACCTTTGGTTTCGGTGGCGGACGCGCCGATGTGTACGAACCGGAAGAAGATACTTACTGGGGTTCGGAGAACACCTGGCTGGGCGATACGCGCCAGGGCACGCAGCAAGCCGATCTCGAAAACCCGCTCGCCGCCGTGCAGATGGGGCTGATTTACGTCAACCCGGAAGGGCCGGGCGGCAAGCCCGATCCGCTGGCTTCGGCGCAGATGGTGCGTGAAACCTTCGCGCGCATGGCCATGAACGACGAAGAGACCGTGGCGCTCACCGCCGGCGGTCACACCTTCGGCAAATGCCACGGCGCCGGGCCTGCCACGCATGTCGGCCCAGCGCCCGAGGCGGCGCCGGTGGAGGAGATGGGACTGGGCTGGATCAGCAGCTACATGAGCGGCAAGGGCGGCGACCAGATCGGCAGCGGCCTGGAAGGCTCCTGGACGCCCACGCCGACGCAGTGGGACATGAGCTACTTCGAGGTGCTGTTCGGCAATGAATGGGAAAACGTCAAAAGCCCGGCGGGTGCGCATCAATGGGTGCCCAAGCAGAACACCGACAAGAACATGGCCCCGTCAGCGGCGGATGCGTCGAAGAAGGTGCCCATCCTCATGACCGATGCCGACATGGCCATGCGCGTCGATCCGATCTATGAAAAGATCTCACGCCGCTTCATGGCCAACCCGGACGAGTTCGCCGACGCCTTCGCCCGCGCCTGGTTCAAGCTCACGCACCGCGACATGGGGCCGCGCACCCGCTACCTCGGCAAGCTCGTGCCCAAGGAAGAGCTGATCTGGCAAGACCCGGTGCCTGCGGTCGATCATCCGCTGATCGACGCGGCAGACATTGCGGCGCTCAAGGCCAAATTGCTCGCCTCCGGCCTGTCCATCCCCCAACTGGTCGGCGCCGCCTGGGCCTCGGCCTCCACCTTCCGCGGCAGCGACAAGCGCGGCGGCGCCAATGGCGCGCGCATTCGCCTCGCACCGCAGAAAGACTGGGAAGCCAACCAACCCGCCGAGCTGGCCAAGGTGCTGTCCAAGCTCGAAGCCCTCCAGAAAGAGTTCAACGCGCAGGCCGCGGGTGGCAAAAAAGTGTCGCTGGCCGACCTGATCGTGCTGGGCGGTTGCGCCGGGGTGGAAGCGGCGGCGAAGAAGGGCGGGGTCGACGTCGAGGTGCCGTTCTCACCCGGCCGCACCGACGCCACGCAGGAACGAACCGATGTGGCGTCATTCGCCGTGCTCGAACCCAAGGCCGACGGCTTCCGCAACTACACCCGCAAGGGCTATGCCGGTTATGCCGCTGAATTGCTGGTCGACCGGGCGCAGTTGATGAACCTGAGCGCGCCCGAGATGACGGTGCTGATCGGCGGCATGCGCGCGCTGAACACCAACGTCGGCAAATCGCACCACGGCCTGTTCACCCAGCGACCGGAAACCCTGAGCAACGACTTTTTCGTCAATCTGCTCGACATGGGCACGAAGTGGGAGCGCACCGCAACCGAAGGCGTGATGGAGGGCCGCGACCGCAAGACCGAGGCGCTGAAGTGGACGGCCACCACGGTCGATCTCATGTTCGGCTCCAACGCCCAGCTTCGCGCCATTGCCGAGGTGTATGCCGGCAGCGATGCGCAGCAAAAATTCGCACACGACTTCGCCGCGGCATTTGGCAAGGTGATGAATCTGGATCGATTCGACCTGGCCTGA
- a CDS encoding polysaccharide deacetylase family protein: MADSPPTAPSALKSYARTSALAVALGSGVSHWLAHRHPVRRILMLHGVGGSTMPPGDFHRMLAWLKQRYAIVPLDLMVREILDGVPAPAGAGRSQLAITFDDGLCNQYRIARPILEQLEIPATIFVCPGLVDARQWMWNHEARARLKRLSNEGLMECAQTLNSPAHHLEGFIAWMKTLSLPQRQHAQDVLRDCTPRFVPIPAEHEAYDMMSWDEVRACDHGCLTIGSHTLTHPILPTLTEDEIQHELQDSRERLETELGRRVDLFCYPNGSTDERVRKVARSIYRAAVTTEEGMVSAEVDPMAIPRIPVTSHLPLLAWRMHRPWA, translated from the coding sequence ATGGCTGATTCCCCTCCCACGGCTCCAAGCGCACTCAAAAGCTACGCGCGCACCTCCGCTTTAGCGGTGGCGCTCGGCAGTGGGGTGTCGCACTGGCTAGCGCATCGCCATCCTGTGCGCCGCATCCTCATGCTGCACGGCGTGGGTGGAAGCACGATGCCTCCAGGAGATTTCCACCGCATGCTGGCGTGGTTGAAGCAGCGCTATGCCATCGTGCCGCTCGATCTCATGGTTCGAGAGATTCTGGACGGTGTGCCCGCGCCCGCTGGGGCCGGCCGCAGCCAGCTCGCCATCACCTTCGACGACGGGCTGTGCAATCAGTACCGCATCGCCCGCCCCATCCTCGAGCAACTTGAGATACCGGCCACGATTTTTGTCTGTCCTGGCCTGGTGGATGCCAGGCAGTGGATGTGGAACCACGAGGCGCGCGCCCGGTTGAAGCGTTTATCAAATGAAGGGCTGATGGAGTGTGCGCAGACCTTGAATTCGCCTGCGCATCACCTCGAAGGTTTCATTGCCTGGATGAAAACCCTGTCGCTGCCGCAAAGACAACATGCGCAGGACGTTCTGCGCGATTGCACGCCGCGCTTCGTGCCCATCCCTGCAGAGCACGAGGCTTACGACATGATGAGCTGGGATGAGGTGCGCGCCTGCGACCATGGCTGTCTGACGATAGGTTCGCACACCCTGACTCACCCCATCCTGCCCACGCTGACAGAAGATGAAATCCAGCACGAGTTGCAGGACAGCCGTGAGCGACTGGAGACTGAGCTGGGCCGAAGGGTCGATTTGTTTTGCTACCCCAACGGTTCGACGGATGAGCGAGTGCGGAAGGTCGCCCGCTCGATCTACCGCGCGGCCGTGACGACTGAAGAGGGCATGGTGTCGGCCGAGGTCGATCCGATGGCCATTCCGCGCATTCCTGTGACATCGCATCTTCCCCTTCTGGCCTGGCGCATGCACCGGCCTTGGGCCTGA
- a CDS encoding GNAT family N-acetyltransferase: MQIELITTTPAFDALEPEWRAIEGLTPRNSLFLSWDWQRLWWSQYGAGRQLQILVARSGGQAVGILPLYLETHRAFKILRVRKLRPLGSGGDTAPDDLGMLFDPAHEQAVARAFVDHVLNNVFGWQLLDLVDLPADSALVTCWTQQSTQISGSIERTPVNRIIYGDLPPDWERYRKGLSRNRREVLGRKRRKFEAQPEARFFQIQQDAQIDWAFERLAELHRLRWQGRTEELSFTSPQYLEFHRALMHALLAQGRLRLYGLEMNGQTIAMFYGFRHGATLYYFQAGFDPQHLALSPGEVLMGYVIEAAIGERCTRFDMLKGDYDHKRHYFQQTRETLGLRVHRPGLIHWLYRVKARFAANRAAAEPTEDMDVVETKLTAHPVAE, translated from the coding sequence ATGCAAATTGAACTCATCACCACGACGCCGGCCTTCGACGCCCTGGAGCCCGAGTGGCGCGCCATCGAGGGGCTGACCCCGCGAAACAGTCTGTTTCTCAGCTGGGATTGGCAGCGTCTGTGGTGGTCGCAATATGGGGCGGGGCGGCAACTGCAGATTCTGGTGGCTCGGTCTGGCGGTCAGGCCGTGGGCATTCTTCCGTTGTATCTGGAGACGCACCGCGCCTTCAAGATCCTGCGCGTGCGTAAGCTCAGGCCCCTCGGCTCCGGAGGCGATACCGCGCCCGACGATCTGGGCATGTTGTTCGATCCCGCCCACGAACAGGCCGTTGCCAGAGCGTTCGTCGACCATGTGCTCAACAACGTTTTCGGTTGGCAGTTGCTCGATCTCGTCGATTTGCCCGCCGATTCGGCCTTGGTGACTTGCTGGACGCAGCAAAGCACACAGATTTCAGGCTCGATCGAGCGCACGCCGGTGAACCGCATCATCTACGGCGATTTGCCGCCGGACTGGGAGCGTTATCGCAAAGGACTCAGCCGTAATCGACGTGAGGTTTTAGGTCGGAAGCGCCGAAAATTTGAAGCGCAGCCAGAAGCGCGTTTTTTTCAGATCCAACAAGACGCGCAAATCGATTGGGCGTTTGAGCGGCTCGCCGAGTTGCATCGGCTGCGCTGGCAAGGGCGTACCGAAGAACTCAGTTTCACCTCGCCGCAGTACCTTGAATTCCATCGCGCCCTCATGCATGCCCTGCTGGCGCAGGGCCGGTTGCGCCTGTATGGGCTGGAGATGAATGGGCAGACCATTGCCATGTTCTACGGCTTTCGTCATGGCGCGACGCTCTACTACTTTCAGGCTGGATTCGATCCTCAGCACCTTGCGCTCAGCCCTGGGGAAGTGCTCATGGGGTATGTCATCGAAGCGGCGATCGGGGAACGTTGCACGCGCTTCGACATGCTCAAAGGCGACTACGACCACAAGCGGCACTACTTTCAACAAACCCGCGAGACACTCGGCTTGCGGGTTCATCGCCCAGGCTTGATTCACTGGCTTTACCGCGTCAAGGCAAGGTTTGCTGCAAACCGCGCTGCGGCAGAGCCTACCGAGGACATGGACGTTGTGGAAACGAAGCTCACCGCACACCCCGTAGCCGAGTAG